From Daphnia pulicaria isolate SC F1-1A chromosome 4, SC_F0-13Bv2, whole genome shotgun sequence, one genomic window encodes:
- the LOC124338267 gene encoding chymotrypsin-like elastase family member 2A isoform X3: protein MMDAHRNVSKWISLLAVVTLLSCCCSPASSFAFFPRVSRTNDAIVIDFAGVGYAPSYYDKSLSGQIVNPGFVPLPSFNPHPMAYRQQQQGPNGWFYSFGYPSPIAPADVSPSREEQGQGQDQGQDQGQGQGQGQDQDQDQGQDQDQEQEGGETITTTTTTTTTTTTPAPVIQCGKGPTALPKRSLIGERIIGSAAKNNAWPFLVTLRKYDAVAGVYFCSGTLISDSKVLLAASCLEKFSLYEMSGVTILVGVTTDPMAVQMTRRISKVALHSQYNAFNYANDVAVITLDAPVVLSKTVGPVCLAPDNEEVDQYADQSAVIIGWGTADSSASNTLMQGTVSISSNVDCKADTNFGKYVTDANICISATDKFVCAGDVGGPVLVLSSPGIWTQVGINSYTLTAGCTKNSLQTRVSAFKAWIDTYSTD from the exons ATGATGGACGCTCacagaaatgtttcaaaatggATCTCCCTACTTGCGGTCGTGACTctgctgagctgctgctgcagcccgGCATCCAGTTTCGCCTTCTTTCCTCGCGTCTCCCGTACAAATGACGCCATCGTCATCGATT TTGCCGGTGTCGGATACGCTCCCTCCTATTACGACAAGTCGCTGTCCGGCCAAATTGTCAATCCAGGATTCGTCCCGCTGCCATCGTTCAATCCTCACCCAATGGCGTATCGCCAACAACAGCAGGGCCCCAACGGGTGGTTTTATTCATTCGGGTATCCTAGTCCTATTGCTCCTGCAGATGTCTCGCCCAGTAGGGAGGAACAGGGACAAGGACAGGATCAGGGACAGGATCAGGGACAGGGACAGGGACAGGGACAGGATCAGGATCAGGATCAGGGACAGGATCAGGATCAGGAACAGGAAGGAGGTGAGactataacaacaacaacgacgacgacaacaactacaacaacgcCAGCGCCAGTAATTCAGTGCGGCAAAGGACCGACCGCCCTACCCAAACGGTCATTGATTGGCGAAAGGATTATCGGCTCAGCTGCCAAAAACAATGCCTGGCCGTTCTTG GTAACCCTGAGAAAATATGATGCTGTTGCAGGCGTCTATTTTTGCAGCGGGACTTTGATTTCAGATTCGAAAGTTCTTTTGGCCGCCAGTTGCTTGGAAAA ATTCTCTTTATATGAGATGTCGGGCGTGACCATATTGGTTGGAGTGACAACAGATCCAATGGCCGTCCAAATGACGAGGAGAATCAGCAAAGTCGCCCTTCATAGCCAATACAACGCCTTCAATTAT GCCAATGATGTCGCCGTCATAACACTGGACGCACCAGTGGTTCTTTCTAAAACTGTTGGGCCTGTTTGTCTGGCACCGGACAATGAAGAAGTCGACCAATACGCCGACCAATCTGCTGTTATTATAGGATGGGGAACAGCTG ACTCTTCAGCAAGCAACACGCTGATGCAAGGCACCGTTTCAATTTCGTCCAACGTCGATTGCAAGGCGGACACGAATTTTGGCAAATATGTGACGGACGCCAATATCTGTATTAGCGCCACTGATAAATTCGTATGCGCG GGTGATGTCGGTGGTCCAGTATTAGTCCTTTCGTCGCCGGGAATTTGGACTCAAGTTGGAATCAACAGCTACAC tttgacAGCTGGTTGCACCAAGAATAGCCTCCAAACCAGAGTGTCGGCGTTCAAGGCGTGGATTGATACCTACAGCACCGACTAA